From the genome of Solidesulfovibrio carbinolicus, one region includes:
- a CDS encoding CGGC domain-containing protein — translation MTDIGILTCSNTTQDVGCSMFGCLQAAGEGHAPFSSVEYPDGVRVAGVISCAGCAGKRSHEKILRRVGALAASGAKAIHFATCMVDGCPFLARYESVIREAYPELSVVRGSHARPSEAFLARLDAAMAAPRQSVPEIAAALRAGG, via the coding sequence ATGACCGACATCGGCATTTTGACCTGTTCCAACACGACCCAGGACGTGGGCTGCAGCATGTTCGGCTGCTTGCAGGCAGCTGGCGAAGGCCATGCGCCGTTTTCGTCCGTCGAGTACCCGGACGGGGTTCGGGTGGCGGGGGTCATCAGTTGCGCCGGCTGCGCCGGCAAGCGCAGCCATGAAAAGATCCTGCGCCGGGTGGGCGCCTTGGCCGCGTCCGGGGCCAAGGCCATCCACTTCGCCACCTGCATGGTGGACGGCTGTCCGTTTCTGGCGCGCTATGAAAGCGTGATCCGGGAAGCCTATCCCGAGCTGTCGGTGGTGCGGGGCAGCCATGCCCGGCCGTCCGAGGCGTTCTTGGCGCGCCTGGACGCCGCCATGGCCGCGCCGCGCCAAAGCGTGCCGGAGATCGCGGCGGCCCTGCGGGCCGGGGGCTGA
- a CDS encoding lysophospholipid acyltransferase family protein yields MTTTSHRDIFDLTPHVRGAFARRAANFLRPAFFKLLGLDKLEAIHGRLPVQADAAGYIDSLLTELGVSIRVSPEELERIPKTGPVVVVANHPFGCLEGLVLAKMLLAVRPDAKIMANFLLSRLPQVRELFVFVDPFGGADATTRNVRPLKECLSVLRGGGLLGMFPAGAVAHPRLINGRLDVADPQWNPSVARLVRKTGATVVPIRFSGKNSLLFQTLGLVHPMLRTLMLPRELANKQGATVEARIGSPVPADRLERLASRNADPDACITRHLRLRVALLRDRPHKPRLLPPLFPPRTGGRQDALIPAVNPELLADEIGRLPESAVLHRSGEFAVIEARAEAIPLALREIGRLREYTFRRVGEGTGKACDLDEFDPHYRHLFLWNIEKKEIAGAYRIGRTDELLAAKGKHGLYTSTLFVLKTKFFANIDPALEMGRSFVRPEYQKSYAPLLLLWKGLAQMVVREPRYRILFGPVSITSEYKHASRRLMAGYLEGHVSHPVLARHVKPKTPLRGQTWLARAAKTLVADLDDLLTLIDDIEADRKGIPVLLRQYLKLGGKLLAFNVDKAFGDCLDGLIVVDLLQAERRQLERYMGKEGLAAFVAHHEQAAQAEAATLERCA; encoded by the coding sequence ATGACCACCACCAGCCACCGCGACATCTTCGACCTCACGCCACACGTCAGGGGCGCGTTTGCCCGCCGGGCCGCCAACTTCCTGCGGCCGGCGTTTTTCAAGCTTCTTGGCCTGGACAAGCTCGAAGCCATCCATGGCCGGCTGCCCGTCCAGGCCGACGCCGCCGGCTACATCGACTCCTTGCTCACCGAGTTGGGCGTGTCCATCCGGGTAAGCCCCGAGGAACTGGAGCGCATCCCCAAAACCGGGCCGGTGGTCGTGGTCGCCAACCACCCCTTCGGCTGCCTGGAAGGGCTGGTGCTGGCCAAGATGCTCCTGGCCGTGCGGCCCGACGCCAAGATCATGGCCAATTTCCTGCTCTCGCGCCTGCCCCAGGTGCGCGAGCTGTTCGTGTTCGTCGATCCCTTCGGCGGAGCCGACGCCACCACCCGCAACGTGCGTCCGCTCAAGGAATGCCTGTCCGTGCTGCGCGGCGGCGGGCTGCTCGGCATGTTCCCGGCCGGGGCCGTGGCCCATCCCCGCCTGATAAACGGCCGTCTGGACGTGGCCGACCCGCAGTGGAATCCCTCGGTGGCGCGGCTGGTGCGCAAGACCGGGGCCACGGTGGTGCCCATCCGCTTCTCCGGCAAAAACAGCCTCCTGTTCCAGACCTTAGGCCTCGTCCACCCGATGCTTCGCACGCTCATGCTCCCCCGCGAGCTGGCCAACAAGCAGGGGGCCACCGTCGAAGCCCGCATCGGTTCGCCCGTGCCGGCCGACCGTCTGGAGCGCCTGGCCAGCCGCAACGCCGACCCCGACGCCTGCATCACCCGCCATCTGCGCCTGCGCGTGGCCTTGCTGCGCGACCGGCCGCACAAGCCCCGCCTGCTGCCGCCGCTGTTTCCGCCCCGGACCGGCGGCCGGCAGGACGCCCTCATCCCGGCCGTGAACCCGGAACTTTTGGCTGACGAGATCGGCCGGCTGCCCGAGAGCGCCGTCCTGCACCGCAGCGGCGAATTCGCCGTCATCGAAGCCAGGGCCGAGGCCATTCCCCTGGCCCTGCGAGAGATCGGGCGGCTGCGGGAATACACCTTCCGCCGGGTGGGCGAGGGCACGGGCAAGGCCTGCGACCTCGACGAGTTCGATCCCCACTACCGCCACCTGTTCCTCTGGAACATCGAGAAAAAGGAAATCGCCGGAGCCTACCGCATCGGCCGCACCGACGAACTGCTGGCCGCCAAGGGCAAGCATGGCCTGTACACCAGCACGCTGTTTGTGCTCAAAACCAAGTTCTTCGCCAACATCGACCCGGCCCTGGAGATGGGGCGGTCGTTTGTGCGGCCGGAATACCAGAAAAGCTACGCCCCGCTGCTGCTGCTCTGGAAGGGTCTGGCCCAGATGGTCGTGCGCGAGCCGCGCTACCGCATCCTTTTCGGCCCGGTCAGCATCACCAGCGAATACAAGCACGCCTCGCGCCGGCTCATGGCCGGTTATCTGGAAGGCCACGTCTCCCACCCGGTCCTGGCCCGCCACGTCAAACCCAAGACGCCGCTTCGCGGCCAGACCTGGCTGGCACGGGCGGCCAAGACCCTGGTGGCCGACCTCGACGACCTGCTGACGCTCATTGACGACATCGAAGCCGACCGCAAGGGCATTCCAGTGCTGCTGCGCCAATACCTCAAGCTTGGCGGCAAGCTGTTGGCCTTCAACGTGGACAAGGCCTTTGGCGACTGCCTCGACGGCCTTATCGTGGTGGATCTGCTCCAGGCCGAGCGCCGTCAGCTCGAACGCTACATGGGCAAGGAGGGGCTTGCCGCTTTCGTGGCTCACCACGAACAGGCCGCCCAGGCCGAAGCGGCCACGCTGGAGCGCTGCGCCTAA
- a CDS encoding MerR family transcriptional regulator, whose protein sequence is MGTTFFREADVADNRLYSIATMAKILDMPESTLHYWKNRFDDVLPSFGTGRGKRYRAEAVAIFRDIGALLAQGLSAGDVRSELARRYPVNVGSGEAKGPAAPQTMTVGGGTGGGVDAQTMLAMASAIGAEIARTLAEQLGRGLSGGPAALPETTAAAIQGELAEARAENAALADKMRVLESELVRLRKDRRELENHLLGKIKALGEERGNG, encoded by the coding sequence TTGGGCACGACGTTTTTCCGGGAGGCCGACGTGGCCGACAACCGCCTGTATTCCATCGCCACCATGGCCAAGATTCTGGATATGCCGGAATCGACCCTGCACTATTGGAAAAATCGTTTCGACGACGTGCTGCCAAGCTTCGGGACCGGGCGCGGCAAGCGCTACCGGGCCGAGGCGGTGGCAATTTTTCGCGACATCGGGGCCCTGCTGGCCCAGGGGCTGTCGGCCGGCGACGTGCGGAGCGAGCTTGCCCGGCGCTACCCGGTCAACGTAGGCAGCGGCGAGGCGAAAGGCCCGGCCGCGCCCCAGACGATGACGGTCGGCGGCGGGACGGGCGGGGGCGTGGACGCCCAGACCATGCTGGCCATGGCCTCGGCCATTGGCGCGGAGATCGCCCGGACCCTGGCCGAACAGCTTGGGCGGGGGCTGTCCGGCGGGCCGGCCGCCCTGCCCGAAACCACGGCGGCGGCCATCCAGGGCGAGCTGGCCGAGGCCCGGGCCGAAAACGCCGCCCTGGCCGACAAGATGCGGGTGCTGGAGTCCGAACTGGTGCGGCTGCGAAAAGACCGACGCGAACTGGAAAACCACCTGCTGGGCAAGATCAAGGCTTTGGGCGAGGAACGCGGCAACGGCTGA
- a CDS encoding TetR/AcrR family transcriptional regulator: MNETARERIIRVGAAIMHGQGYAATGLKEILDAAGAPKGSFYHYFPSKEAFALAVIEHYEAMLREIGRPALAAEGLTCRERLALFVARYRESQAEGGFRRGCPIGNLVLELAGQSEVLGQRLAVSLEGLTRFLTRLIEAGQASGEIEASLDAAEAAGFLAGAWQGALMRMKAARDDGPLATFETFAARLLFGASSGVGQTAP; this comes from the coding sequence ATGAACGAGACCGCGCGGGAGCGCATCATCCGGGTCGGGGCGGCCATCATGCATGGTCAGGGGTATGCCGCAACGGGCCTCAAGGAGATCCTGGACGCGGCCGGCGCGCCCAAGGGGTCATTCTACCACTATTTCCCGAGCAAGGAAGCCTTTGCCCTGGCGGTCATCGAGCACTACGAGGCCATGCTCCGGGAGATCGGCCGGCCGGCCCTGGCCGCCGAGGGCTTGACCTGCCGGGAGCGGCTGGCGCTTTTTGTGGCCCGCTACCGGGAATCCCAGGCCGAAGGCGGTTTTCGGCGCGGCTGTCCCATCGGCAACCTGGTGCTGGAGCTGGCCGGCCAGTCGGAAGTGTTGGGCCAGCGGCTGGCCGTGTCCCTGGAGGGGCTGACGCGGTTTTTGACGCGGTTAATCGAGGCCGGGCAGGCGTCTGGGGAGATCGAGGCGAGCCTTGACGCGGCCGAGGCGGCCGGCTTTTTGGCCGGAGCCTGGCAAGGGGCGCTCATGCGCATGAAGGCGGCCCGCGACGACGGCCCGCTGGCGACCTTTGAGACGTTTGCCGCACGCCTGCTTTTCGGGGCCTCGTCTGGCGTTGGGCAAACCGCCCCTTAA